ttataagtttttttttagacGAGAGgctatcaaaaataattaatttacttatataatatatagataaaatttaGATACTTTTTATGCAGAGTCCATTTATAAacttatattgagtatattattatttttattttaaaaatttaccaTTGTCAAAGTGAAATAGTAgacaaaaatatatcaataaaacCCTCAAAATTCACTTGAAAGAGCCAAAAATGTCCAATATTTTCAacacaaaatgtcaaacttGGTCACACAATTTCCGGCCCATTAATTACTCCCATCTCTTCTTTTAAATCTCtcgaaataatttttctatctcCATAAAATTACGATAAAATTTAcgtataataaattttttaaattttatttaatgagatTTTAACACTTATattgttcaaaaataatatttctccCTTCATAAAATAGTAACAAAATCTATGTACAATCTATTTCCCCCAACTATTTTACCATAGACTAGAATTTGTCAATAAACCCCTCAAAAATTTACTTGAAAGAGCCAAAAATGTCCACTATTTTCTActtaaaatgtcaaattttgtCACACAATTCCTCACTCATTAATtaatcttttttcattttcgaAAACAGTCTCCTTAtctttatgaaataatgataaaatatacCTATAATTATCCTCTCAAAATCATATCTAATAAGATTTTATTCCATATGTTATTCCGAAACAATCTCTTTATCTTTTATACGTATAATTTATCATCCTCAAATATTACCTAATTAAATTTCACTAGTtacgttattattattattattttccatTTAAACCCCTTTCCGCCGCCTTGGGAACTCTAAAGTCGTCAAATGTAAATTCTTATTTTCTAAAGTCACTATATGGTCATTTTAATTCCGTCACCAACCAATCACATCAATCCACATAAGTAAACAAATAATCTTATCTATAACACGTGTCCTTTTTCATATAAAGCAAATTTCATCCTTTTTGCCCCCCACCTCTATTTAGTATCGCTCTGTCTCGATTTAAATGTCTTACTATTTTTAATAACGTAaatgtttataatttataacatcatatatagtaaatttaagatttatagaatataagaacttttttcttaaaatttaaacaaaataatcgtattttattgaaaaaaagatctgaaatatattttaattttgatcaaaGTTATCATTACGattccaattttttaaaaagactttttaCCCTTTACACTATTTGAAATTGTATTTCAAAGTTATATATGTGTCTAcgtgaatataaaaaatattgcataattataaataataatgtgtCCACGCATTGTAACAAAAAACAATGTTTGACgacattaaatattgatatgaaTAAGAGTGGTAAAGTCCTTAAAgatattagttaagtgtcattagaatcaatgtcgctaaagattttagaaatatatacAAAGATTGTCGATTGctgctaaaaatacataattaattgtCACCAATGAtcgtttttgttgtagtgacgTGAATACATATATacctataaaatatattattaaataatttaatataaaagagTCTCCATAAATTTTAATATCGTAACGATAATCTTCTAGCTCCGCCCCTTTTTATTTCCATATTTTACTTGGCGTGTAATTTTAGCAACTCTCATTATTTTAACCGCAGTGGAACGTCGAATTGTctagctcacagtttacataacTTAACCatggttaatatttttttaaccatGGTTAAGCTCCACTTTTTATCACCCCTTTATATACAAACCGATCATCACCGCCTGAACTTCAAATCGCCACCACTTATTCAACTAGCAATGATCGGAGAAAGAAGTCGCCGGATTCCGACGGTTGATGTTCCGCCGTGGTCATATTCCGATGATCAAACGGCGAACATGCAGTTCATGTTAAGCCCTAGTTCAAATTCCATTTCTACCCCTAATAATTTCAATTTCAGTAACTTTATTGTTGAAGATGATTATCCTCTGTTTTGTAACGATGCTGAAGATATCGATGAATTTGAGTTGGAAAATCGTGAAATTGAACTTCCGGTTGATGTTTACGCTTGCGATAATTTTAGGATGTATGAATTTAAAGTGAGGAGATGTGGACGTGGTAGGTCACACGATTGGACGGAATGTCCGTACGTTCATCCCGGTGAGAAAGCTCGCCGGAGAGATCCACGGAAGTTTCATTACTCCGGTACTGCATGCCCGGAATTTCGTAAAGGAAATTGTAACAGAGGTGATAGTTGTGAATACGCACACGGCGTATTTGAGTGTTGGTTACACCCAGGTCGCTATCGTACGCAGCCTTGTAAAGATGGTGGTAACTGTAAACGAAGAGTTTGTTTCTTCGCTCACTCGCCTGAGCAACTCAGAGTACTGGGACCGGGTTCGGGTTCGGGTCAGGGTACGGGTTCAGATTCGCCTCGACGGTATGTTAAAGGTTTGCATTTTGTTTCATCGCCTGAATCGAGTTCGCCGCCGTCGGAGTCACCACCGATGTCTCCGATGACGGCGAACTCGTTTACCTCACTGAGTCGATCCGTCGGATCGAACTCGGTGAGTGAAGTAATGGCTTCACTGCGTCAGCTACAGTTAAACAGGTTGAATTCCATGCCTTCATCATCATGGAATGTACAAATGGGTTCACCTGTATTCGGGTCACCTAGACGACCCGTTATACGACCCGGATTTTGTAGCTTACCCGCAACTCCATCTGGAGATCCGACCCGACCCGGAAACCGATGTTTCGATTTAtgggaaaatgaagaagaacCTGTTATGGAGAGAGTTGAATCAGGAAGGGACTTAAGGGTTAAGATGTTTGAGAGGCTAAGCAAAGAGAACCCACTCGATGATCCGGAAAACCCGAACCCGAATATCAATTCGGGTTCGGGTACTAATCCGGATGTCGGGTGGGTTTCGGATCTGATCCAGTAAATGGTGGGTCTTTTTTTGTGGTTTTACTCATTTTGGAAGCTAAAATTGAAGgatattattatgtatattattatatatgggGAATTATGTTTGGTTGTAAATGGGAAAGTGAAAATTtaggaagttttttttttccttttttttaaggaattttaggtaactattattattattaaaaaaaaaaataccccAATCTTtagaaggatttttttttaatttataaatgtttAGCCAAAAATGGCAAAAGTAAAGATGGGGTGTagtattttgtttttgatatttgaaGAATGACAAATTGTAatcctttttatatatatatatatttgtaattttgtaatgttatttttattattgttattgttgaatGTTTTAAAGTTTCATGTTTGTTAAGCTTAGAGTAATACAAGTGTTGTGAGTTGCGGGTCTATCAGAAAAATAACTGTTCTACTTTTGAGCTAGTGGTCAGGTCTGTGGACTCTCTAGTCgctatgatatttattttatggaACGATAATGGATacgttattgttattgttgtggtCGCAAATGTTGATTTGTGTGTTCCATCTAAAGGATTTATCGAAATTTATCGCTTGATCTTTAATATAATTAGGTTTGAATGTGTTTATACATTTTCTAGATTATATTTTGTAGAACTACAACAAGGTTTTTGAGTTGTATTAGTCAAGCGTGACATGTTTTTGGTATACATTTGCATAATTGAATCATAGTTAAGAGCATACTTTTTCCAttagtatatattttaattatgattaattttggtatgtatttaaacatttagttaattaaattaaatgaatatttaGGAAAAGACAATGTAGTACGTACTCTTTtgtcatatttgattttttagagGCTGCAAATGTTGTACGTATTCACAAGTATGATGCCAAGTGTAAGTCATGCCCTAAATATAAAGACTATCAAATCGATCGTTTGGTGGgtgagataaaaataataattttgaaatataatgttaatttacattaaaataaaatgatagatttatcaaatttcatattaaaaatagattgggtaattctataaaatatttcgtttgataaaattatttttatctatcTTTTATCTCACCGATCAAACGATCCGTCTCAATTGTGGGGACATAATGGAGTTGCCAAAATGTGTGGAATTTTCTTCTGGTACATTTTTGTTTAGTTTGCTAATGGTGTTTCGACagaaaaggcaaaaaaaaaaagtagaagaagCAACTATAGGCCATTATTAGTGTCATAAATATTGTAGTTTGATATAAtctaaagaaaattttataatgtCTTTATGTATTCGATATTTAAttgtttgagatttttttttattttataaaaataaatcgaaATAGATAAGTGTAGGGGGTAATGTAACGGGCTAAAATGTAATTTTCTTGATAAGAGATAGATAAACGATGAAAGATCTGGCATGTGGCGCCAGTCTTTGAATTGTCattcaaaaatagaaaattcgTGTTTAATTTTTACGAGATAGCAATAAATTGAAATATCGCATAATAAATATCAATTGTGTGAAATTTGTGATTGGAAATTTCAACGGTCCTTGATTAGCTTACGTCTCTTATCATGCCACCATATGTTTTTGTTactttctttgttttaatttatgacCTTTATCATCATTATCACTGTTAATCATCAATAATGATCACACTAGTACGCTTTAATTTGAAGCTTCATTATCACAATCAACTGTCGACAACTATCAACAATCACCTTCATTGTGATAATCAACTATTAATAACAACCAACAATCATCTTTATTACCGCgattaattattgataaaaagCAATAAATCATTTTCAACAATGACGAATCGTACGAGATCTATTAAAGTCGACAATTGAATTTAGAAATatgttttgatataaatttctttttaagaggtaaaatagaataaattcGATCTATTAAACATTATAATCATACTCTAGTACCATATTATATGACCAATAATTGTACTATTTTTTAGATGTGTGATGACAAGTGTACATTTTACTCTAATAAGTGAGATGATAGGACAAATAAATTTTTGGGACACAATGACATTTGCCATATTTTGGGGATTTTCTTCTGATGATGTTTTGCTAAGTATGTTTTGTCATAATATGCAAAGAGATAAAAGCAACAAAGGCTAAAATTGGTGTCAGAGCTAATATGGTCTCACATGGTCCTTGATAGCTTATGTAATTACGTTACCTTCTCGATTATCGATTCTTGGTAGACAAGGCTGGTTTAGATTGAGACGCCCACCTTTCGGTCCGGAGCTGCACTTTTCTCTTTCTGTCAGAAAACGAGCTTCGCTTCTGACAAAACATCGGGAGGAAGTGCTACTGCTTTCTTAATTCATTAATTTCCATCTATGAAAGGGATCCAATTCGGTATCTTACGTACGAATTCATGTTGTCAACGAGGATCTTAGCCCCTTTTCTTGTTGTTTTCCcgtaaaatgaacaaaaaaaggAACGGCTTTGAGTGAGAGCAGAATGTAGGAACGAAGCTTCCCGGAGTCCATCGATTCATTCACAATCCCGTCCCGTTCTCTCACCAGCTTAAAAGCTTATTTTCCTTCTCAACTCAAGGTGATCTAAATATCATGTCTACGACCCTCACCTCCCCGGAAAGCGCCTTCGTTCCGCATACgtgtatttatttattcattttaaaaaaaatagaggttATTTGGTTaggtataaattattttaagattAGTTATCCTATCATGTATATGAGATAACTATTCTCGTTACTATGGTATAAATGATGAGATAAATTATCTTAATACGAAAATCAAACAAGATAGTAAAATTTTATCTTATGACTACTGTTTATTCCTCACGTCAAATGACGTGTTTACTTATACGGATCCAAAGTGGGAGAGCTTGAAAGTCAGCTGAAATCAAATTAACGTGTATAACAGATATTTATTTCATCCAATTTTAAGCGTATCTAATTGACAATCAAACTTATATAAAGTCAAATAAATACACGATACATTCTTTCTATAAGGGAAGGAAAAACTATGAGTGATATGGATTTTTCTTTTACCTAATTTATCGATCATCATAATACCTCATAATCTTAAATGTAGATACAAAGATGATGGTAATCtgatctatttttatttaatttttgttctagTTTACTTTGATTTAACTATTCTTAAGAATCTCCATTAtcattaattatcattaaaatatTACCATTCACTATCATAAAAAATTACCATTATGTGATTATTATCGATCGCCGTCATAAAGAGCTAATACCCATAATCACTATCAATATCATTACAATTTACTATTTACTATACCTAGCTATCACTATTTTTCACCATTACTTATTATATTATTcctcataattttatattttgaattaagttgtgcattaaaatttaaatattcatttgAATATAAAGATATTGTAAAAAAATGTCAACTTGTGGACCCAACACAATCCAATAGATAAGGTATTTCTGTTGTGTGATGTTCGAACACATTATTAAATAGATATTTCTTTTGTTCGGTATTATTTCGtgttatgttttgattaattttcaaagttaaattagatcatattaatttaatattctaaacaaaaaaactagatattttaaaactatatgaaaattactataaattgcaatttcttgcatattaatatgatgaaaagatatatcttaaaatattagttaaagtttttatagttttacTCTAAAAATAGTAACCATGATAAATAATATCGGACGAAAGGAATATTCATTCCGCCATTGTTAATtgtcatactttttatttttaaagtcaaattataaTAACTTTGACTgacattttataatatatatttttcatcatattgatatgcaaaaaattgcaatgtaTAGTATTTTTCGTATAGTTTATGAgtatcaaaattttttatttaaaaaatattgaattaattaatatttaaatttaaaaattaattaaattaatttcaaaagcGTAACATGATAAATTAAAGTGGACGGATGGCGTATAAAGTCTTTATCATATCCTAATCCTTTTGGACTTAAaacttacattattatttaaattaaatgatcCTTTTGAAATCCgatataagaataaaattatgtagtaaaattaatagttaactttgatttaatt
This portion of the Solanum pennellii chromosome 12, SPENNV200 genome encodes:
- the LOC107005523 gene encoding zinc finger CCCH domain-containing protein 20, which translates into the protein MVKLHFLSPLYIQTDHHRLNFKSPPLIQLAMIGERSRRIPTVDVPPWSYSDDQTANMQFMLSPSSNSISTPNNFNFSNFIVEDDYPLFCNDAEDIDEFELENREIELPVDVYACDNFRMYEFKVRRCGRGRSHDWTECPYVHPGEKARRRDPRKFHYSGTACPEFRKGNCNRGDSCEYAHGVFECWLHPGRYRTQPCKDGGNCKRRVCFFAHSPEQLRVLGPGSGSGQGTGSDSPRRYVKGLHFVSSPESSSPPSESPPMSPMTANSFTSLSRSVGSNSVSEVMASLRQLQLNRLNSMPSSSWNVQMGSPVFGSPRRPVIRPGFCSLPATPSGDPTRPGNRCFDLWENEEEPVMERVESGRDLRVKMFERLSKENPLDDPENPNPNINSGSGTNPDVGWVSDLIQ